A part of Melittangium boletus DSM 14713 genomic DNA contains:
- a CDS encoding DNA repair ATPase → MATESPTPAGEATLEGGSYEVIRARLLGQAEALGTQAQDLNERRKKLFGGSEAAVIGNERVRTENNCVARDIVGIGKYLLFGYNVFIGLKKETRVSDVFSLHKFEKTAEGGFDFSEVASTEAGGFLVDPRFVKDFGELYKYYKDAKLVQLRRNESRLLAVFQTGQSERDIKVFRFSLDVEGNATYIDNQGERDHVFPPSHDFEWTVATREDYVLGQHPHVNILDQVFVETVKGDLTVKVEDNTADGQGIYREPVDDPDQALDDAEFAYAKIGGLILLRVLPFREQKHRYLVFNTRTQHVVRIDAIGNACVRLPEDQGIVFPGGYYLQTGDFKLFDGIGPGLRFKRAIRSPNGEDVLYVFFRSDEGTYVLFPYNLVRKEVQNPLLGHGFSLFGDGRLVIFRATSNEPTRVHPMQVWQTPFVSAEHAAKMPPAPGYLGKVGNAELVRGISDALTLVRLARTDKPSRRTYEDLAAAGTRMLDAFYWLGHEETRLAEGIEQLRRTSELIIDEFEKVLALRKRAQDAISGAVTAQDQVLLRVRPEELQTAEGFMHALSDLRKQRGQLITLKEVRYIDVARLEAMEKQVVDETDRVSADAVGFLQRDEALKPLATRLEDLLQKLEPIQTTLELAPLAEDVEQVGKGLEVLSETVGGLQVGDPLARARILEGISELFSRLNRVRAGITVRRKELVGREKRAEFGAQFKLLGQAVESALSVADSPEKCDEGLSRLTVQLEEMEGRFGEFDEFLGQLTQKREELLEAFGQKKQALVDERQRRAQNLFGAAERILTGVNRRAKSFKAEDELNSYFASDSMVLKLRQLAQQLLELQDSVRADEVLSRVKTARQDALRALRDRNDLYEEGSGAPVIKFGKHRFNVNTQSLDLTLVPRDGVLYLQLTGTDYAQKLEDPELEKYRALWDQHLVSETPEVYRAEFLAAQVLLDAEEGKGGVTLAALRQAEHEPNGLLEKIRAYAADKYDEGYERGIHDADAVAILERLLAMHTGAGLLRFAPTPRAWAALYWSLGGEAEEKVLLHRRARSLHRLRGAFGESAELTVLGDEAGTRIGAFLASVGVQTGPAEARLAGRYLVEELGVERPRFTTSGEAVALKDALLAQLDRTNTRSAFEDDLRGLEKNLPERLRVVRAWVEAFLARREGGPGPAAHVAVEAAVVLLTERKLDREVAGALTSAEVPGMLGQHPRIHDRVLSLRLDEFLARLSDFRQVRVPAYHAYRALLRDLLDKERRRLRLEEFTPKVLTSFVRNRLIDEVYLPLIGANLAKQLGSAGENKRTDRMGMLLLMSPPGYGKTTLMEYVASRLGLTFVKVNGPALGHSVKSLDPSEAPNATARQEVERINLSFEMGNNVMLYLDDIQHTDPELLQKFISLCDGQRRIEGVWNGKTRTYDLRGKKFCVVMAGNPYTETGERFRIPDMLANRADTYNLGDILDGKEHLFALSYIENALTSNAVLAPLATREPADIHKLIRMAQGEEIPTGELSYGYAAAELQEIVAVFQRLFRVQDVLLKVNLQYIASAAQDERFRTEPPFKLQGSYRNMGKVTEKVVAAMTDDELERLIDDHYQGESQTLTTAAEQNLLKLQEMRGRLSSTQARRWEEIKQGFARVKRMGGKEDDPVARVTGQLGAIEEQLGSVRDAVARAAETARAPSGPSPVAEVAPRLESLREALLELARKEAPAPVVQVPPGPDFSPYLQHLAKVLRALAERAVAPAPAVELGPVMEQLTQAVKAMADRPQVVAPAAPPPADLGKYMEQMSQAVKVMSERPPAQSLQRSASAPLPSDVGRQLSLVENALAPLERVAKRTLQGGEENLKAMQVWQAVTEALELLQALQRPVG, encoded by the coding sequence ATGGCAACTGAAAGCCCCACCCCCGCTGGCGAGGCCACGCTCGAGGGCGGCAGCTACGAGGTCATCCGCGCGCGCCTGCTCGGCCAGGCCGAGGCGCTCGGCACCCAGGCCCAGGATCTCAACGAGCGGCGCAAGAAGCTCTTCGGCGGCAGCGAGGCGGCCGTCATCGGCAACGAGCGCGTGCGCACGGAGAACAACTGCGTCGCGCGCGACATCGTCGGCATCGGCAAGTACCTGCTCTTTGGCTACAACGTCTTCATCGGCCTGAAGAAGGAGACGCGCGTCTCGGACGTCTTCTCCCTGCACAAGTTCGAGAAGACCGCCGAGGGCGGCTTCGACTTCTCCGAGGTGGCGTCCACCGAGGCCGGCGGGTTCCTGGTGGACCCCCGCTTCGTCAAGGACTTCGGCGAGCTGTACAAGTACTACAAGGACGCGAAGCTCGTTCAGCTGCGCCGCAACGAGTCGCGGCTCCTGGCCGTCTTCCAGACGGGTCAGTCCGAGCGCGACATCAAGGTCTTCCGCTTCTCGCTCGACGTGGAGGGCAACGCCACCTACATCGACAACCAGGGCGAGCGCGATCACGTCTTCCCGCCGTCTCACGACTTCGAGTGGACGGTGGCCACGCGTGAGGACTACGTGCTCGGCCAGCATCCCCACGTGAACATCCTGGATCAGGTGTTCGTGGAGACGGTGAAGGGCGATCTCACCGTCAAGGTGGAGGACAACACCGCCGACGGCCAGGGCATCTACCGCGAGCCCGTGGATGATCCGGATCAGGCGCTGGACGACGCCGAGTTCGCCTACGCGAAGATCGGTGGCCTCATCCTCCTGCGCGTGCTGCCGTTCCGCGAGCAGAAGCACCGCTACCTCGTCTTCAACACCCGCACGCAGCACGTGGTGCGCATCGACGCCATCGGCAACGCCTGCGTCCGCCTGCCCGAGGATCAGGGCATCGTCTTTCCCGGCGGCTATTACCTGCAGACGGGTGATTTCAAGCTCTTCGACGGGATTGGCCCGGGGCTGCGCTTCAAGCGCGCCATCCGCTCGCCCAATGGCGAGGACGTGCTCTACGTCTTCTTCCGCTCCGACGAGGGCACCTACGTCCTCTTCCCGTACAACCTCGTGCGCAAGGAGGTGCAGAACCCGCTGCTGGGCCACGGCTTCAGCCTCTTCGGGGACGGGCGCCTGGTCATCTTCCGCGCCACCTCCAACGAGCCCACCCGCGTGCACCCCATGCAGGTGTGGCAGACCCCCTTCGTCTCCGCCGAGCACGCCGCGAAGATGCCTCCCGCGCCAGGCTACCTGGGCAAGGTGGGCAACGCGGAGCTCGTGCGCGGCATCTCGGACGCGCTGACGCTCGTGCGTCTGGCGCGCACGGACAAGCCGTCCCGCCGCACCTACGAGGACCTGGCCGCCGCCGGCACCCGCATGCTCGATGCCTTCTACTGGCTCGGGCACGAGGAGACGCGGCTCGCCGAGGGCATCGAGCAGTTGCGGCGCACCTCCGAGCTCATCATCGACGAGTTCGAGAAGGTGCTCGCCCTGCGCAAGCGCGCCCAGGACGCGATCTCGGGCGCGGTGACGGCCCAGGATCAGGTGCTCCTGCGCGTGCGGCCCGAGGAGCTGCAGACCGCCGAGGGCTTCATGCATGCCCTGTCCGACCTGCGCAAGCAGCGCGGCCAGCTCATCACCCTCAAGGAGGTGCGCTACATCGACGTGGCGCGCCTGGAGGCGATGGAGAAGCAGGTCGTCGACGAGACGGATCGCGTCAGCGCCGATGCCGTGGGCTTCCTCCAGCGCGATGAAGCCCTCAAGCCGCTGGCCACCCGCCTCGAGGATCTGCTGCAAAAGCTCGAGCCCATCCAGACGACGCTCGAGCTGGCGCCGCTCGCCGAGGACGTGGAGCAGGTGGGCAAGGGCCTCGAGGTCCTCAGCGAGACGGTGGGGGGGCTCCAGGTGGGCGATCCCCTCGCGCGCGCCCGCATCCTGGAGGGCATCTCCGAGCTGTTCAGCCGCCTCAACCGCGTGCGCGCGGGCATCACCGTGCGGCGCAAGGAGCTGGTGGGCCGTGAGAAGCGGGCCGAGTTCGGCGCCCAGTTCAAGCTGCTCGGCCAGGCGGTGGAGAGCGCGCTGAGCGTGGCGGACTCCCCGGAGAAGTGCGACGAGGGCCTGTCGCGCCTCACCGTGCAGCTCGAGGAGATGGAGGGCCGCTTCGGCGAGTTCGACGAATTCCTCGGCCAGCTCACCCAGAAGCGCGAGGAGCTGCTGGAGGCGTTCGGCCAGAAGAAACAGGCCCTGGTGGACGAGCGCCAGCGCCGCGCGCAGAACCTCTTCGGCGCCGCCGAGCGCATCCTCACCGGTGTCAACCGCCGCGCGAAGTCGTTCAAGGCCGAGGACGAGCTCAACTCGTACTTCGCCTCCGACTCCATGGTGCTCAAGCTGCGGCAGCTCGCCCAGCAGCTGCTGGAGTTGCAGGACAGCGTGCGCGCGGACGAGGTGCTCAGCCGCGTGAAGACGGCGCGCCAGGACGCCCTGCGCGCCCTGCGCGATCGCAATGACTTGTACGAGGAGGGCTCGGGCGCTCCCGTCATCAAGTTCGGCAAGCACCGCTTCAACGTCAACACCCAGTCGTTGGACCTGACGCTGGTGCCGCGCGACGGGGTGCTCTACCTGCAGCTCACGGGCACGGACTACGCCCAGAAGCTGGAGGACCCGGAGCTGGAGAAGTACCGCGCGCTGTGGGATCAGCACCTCGTCTCCGAGACGCCCGAGGTGTACCGGGCCGAATTCCTCGCCGCGCAGGTGCTGCTGGACGCGGAGGAGGGCAAGGGTGGGGTGACGCTCGCGGCACTGCGCCAGGCGGAGCACGAGCCCAACGGCCTGCTCGAGAAGATCCGCGCGTACGCGGCGGACAAGTACGACGAGGGCTACGAGCGCGGCATCCACGACGCGGACGCGGTGGCCATCCTGGAGCGGCTGCTCGCCATGCACACCGGGGCGGGCCTCCTGCGCTTCGCGCCCACGCCCCGCGCCTGGGCGGCCCTGTACTGGTCCCTGGGGGGCGAGGCCGAGGAGAAGGTGCTCCTGCACCGCCGTGCCCGCAGCCTGCACCGCCTGCGCGGCGCCTTCGGGGAGTCGGCGGAGCTCACGGTGCTCGGCGACGAGGCGGGGACGCGCATTGGCGCGTTCCTCGCGAGCGTGGGCGTCCAGACGGGCCCCGCGGAGGCGCGGCTCGCCGGGCGCTACCTCGTGGAGGAGCTGGGCGTGGAGCGTCCGCGCTTCACCACCAGCGGCGAGGCGGTGGCGCTCAAGGACGCGCTGCTCGCCCAGCTGGATCGCACCAACACGCGCTCGGCCTTCGAGGACGACTTGCGCGGCCTGGAGAAGAACCTCCCCGAGCGGCTGCGCGTGGTGCGCGCGTGGGTGGAGGCCTTCCTGGCGCGGCGCGAGGGAGGACCGGGCCCGGCGGCCCACGTGGCGGTGGAGGCGGCGGTGGTGCTGCTCACCGAGCGCAAGCTCGACCGCGAGGTGGCCGGTGCCCTCACGTCCGCCGAGGTGCCCGGAATGCTGGGTCAGCACCCGCGCATCCATGATCGCGTGCTGTCCCTGCGGTTGGATGAATTCCTCGCCCGCCTGAGCGACTTCCGCCAGGTGCGCGTGCCGGCCTACCACGCCTACCGCGCGCTCCTGCGCGACCTGTTGGACAAGGAGCGCCGCCGCCTGCGCCTGGAGGAGTTCACCCCCAAGGTGCTCACGTCCTTCGTGCGCAACCGGCTCATCGACGAGGTGTACCTGCCCCTCATCGGCGCCAACCTCGCCAAGCAGCTCGGCTCGGCGGGGGAGAACAAGCGCACGGATCGCATGGGCATGCTCCTGCTCATGTCGCCGCCGGGCTACGGCAAGACGACGCTCATGGAGTACGTGGCCAGCCGTCTGGGCCTCACCTTCGTCAAGGTGAACGGTCCGGCGCTGGGCCACTCCGTGAAGTCGCTGGATCCCTCCGAGGCCCCCAACGCCACGGCCCGCCAGGAGGTGGAGCGCATCAACCTGTCCTTCGAGATGGGCAACAACGTGATGCTCTACCTCGATGACATCCAGCACACGGATCCGGAGCTGCTGCAGAAGTTCATCTCCCTGTGCGACGGCCAGCGCCGCATCGAGGGCGTGTGGAATGGCAAGACGCGCACGTATGATCTGCGCGGCAAGAAGTTCTGCGTGGTGATGGCGGGCAACCCCTACACCGAGACGGGCGAGCGCTTCCGCATCCCGGACATGCTCGCCAACCGCGCGGACACCTACAACCTGGGTGACATCCTCGATGGCAAGGAGCACCTGTTCGCCCTCAGCTACATCGAGAACGCGCTCACCTCCAACGCGGTCCTGGCGCCGCTGGCCACGCGAGAGCCAGCGGACATCCACAAGCTCATCCGCATGGCCCAGGGCGAGGAGATTCCCACGGGCGAGCTGTCCTACGGCTACGCCGCCGCGGAGCTGCAGGAGATCGTCGCCGTGTTCCAGCGGCTCTTCCGCGTCCAGGACGTGCTGCTCAAGGTGAACCTGCAGTACATCGCCTCGGCGGCGCAGGACGAGCGCTTCCGCACCGAGCCTCCCTTCAAGCTGCAGGGCAGCTACCGCAACATGGGCAAGGTGACGGAGAAGGTCGTCGCCGCCATGACGGACGACGAGCTGGAGCGGCTCATCGACGACCACTACCAGGGCGAGTCGCAGACGCTCACCACGGCGGCCGAGCAGAACCTGCTCAAGTTGCAGGAGATGCGCGGGCGGCTCTCGTCGACGCAGGCCAGGCGCTGGGAGGAGATCAAGCAGGGCTTCGCGCGCGTCAAGCGCATGGGCGGCAAGGAGGATGATCCCGTGGCGCGGGTGACCGGCCAGCTCGGTGCCATCGAGGAACAGCTCGGCTCGGTGCGCGACGCGGTGGCGCGGGCGGCCGAGACGGCGCGGGCGCCCTCGGGGCCGAGCCCGGTGGCGGAGGTGGCGCCTCGGCTGGAGTCCCTGCGCGAGGCGCTGCTGGAGCTGGCGCGCAAGGAGGCGCCGGCGCCCGTGGTCCAGGTGCCCCCGGGGCCGGACTTCTCGCCCTATCTGCAACACCTGGCCAAGGTGCTCCGGGCGCTCGCCGAGCGCGCGGTGGCGCCCGCCCCGGCGGTGGAGCTGGGTCCGGTGATGGAGCAGCTCACCCAGGCGGTGAAGGCCATGGCGGATCGCCCCCAGGTGGTGGCGCCCGCGGCCCCGCCGCCCGCGGACCTGGGCAAGTACATGGAGCAGATGTCCCAGGCGGTGAAGGTGATGTCCGAGCGGCCCCCCGCGCAGTCGTTGCAGCGCTCCGCCTCGGCGCCGCTTCCCTCGGACGTGGGTCGGCAACTCTCCCTGGTGGAAAATGCCCTCGCCCCCCTGGAGCGCGTCGCCAAGCGCACCCTCCAGGGCGGAGAGGAGAACCTCAAGGCCATGCAGGTCTGGCAGGCCGTGACCGAGGCCCTGGAATTGTTACAGGCCCTGCAACGTCCAGTGGGCTAG
- a CDS encoding YoaK family protein encodes MSFSEESSSRGRFAYFTLALLLAGIAGGVNAIAFFAFGVRISHMTGNVSWFGESFASGRVDNALEAGYLVIAFILGACASEALLETSRKRSRGQYIPALILEIVTLGAVAFWGHTNPEANENLLMRCLAFSMGLQNALTTRVSGAVVRPTHLTGVLTDLGIQMVRMVVWLRDGFRTGGLKGFWKHLVGLPGAQQFERARLQMGLALSFVLGSVIGSFLFLSFGTIVLLLPCLGLMMVIALDLSTMASHTPVAST; translated from the coding sequence ATGAGCTTCAGCGAGGAGAGTTCGTCCCGTGGCCGTTTCGCCTACTTCACCCTGGCCCTGCTGCTCGCGGGGATCGCGGGGGGCGTCAATGCGATCGCCTTCTTCGCCTTCGGTGTCCGCATCAGTCACATGACGGGCAACGTGTCCTGGTTTGGCGAGTCCTTCGCCAGCGGGCGCGTGGATAACGCACTGGAGGCGGGCTACCTCGTCATCGCCTTCATCCTGGGGGCCTGTGCCTCCGAGGCCTTGTTGGAGACGTCGCGCAAGCGCTCGCGCGGACAGTACATCCCGGCGCTCATCTTGGAGATCGTCACGCTGGGCGCGGTGGCCTTCTGGGGGCACACCAACCCCGAGGCCAACGAGAACCTGCTCATGCGCTGTCTCGCGTTCTCCATGGGCCTGCAGAACGCGCTCACCACCCGCGTCTCCGGGGCCGTGGTTCGCCCCACGCATCTGACCGGCGTGCTGACGGACCTGGGCATCCAGATGGTGCGGATGGTGGTGTGGCTGCGCGATGGCTTCCGGACGGGAGGCCTGAAGGGCTTCTGGAAGCATCTGGTCGGTCTGCCCGGGGCTCAGCAATTCGAGCGGGCCCGTCTGCAGATGGGGCTGGCGCTGTCCTTCGTGCTGGGCAGCGTCATCGGCTCGTTCCTCTTCCTGAGCTTCGGCACCATCGTCCTGCTCTTGCCGTGCCTGGGTCTCATGATGGTGATCGCGCTCGATCTGAGTACCATGGCGAGCCACACCCCCGTCGCCAGCACCTGA
- a CDS encoding Lrp/AsnC family transcriptional regulator, whose protein sequence is MHTIFVMIKCELGQTYKAAALIADQVDEAAEVYSTSGGYDLLAKFHLDKAQDIGRFVTERVQTLPGIKDTYTITTFSAF, encoded by the coding sequence GTGCACACCATCTTCGTCATGATCAAGTGTGAGTTGGGGCAGACGTACAAGGCGGCGGCGCTGATCGCCGACCAGGTCGACGAAGCCGCCGAGGTCTACTCCACCTCGGGTGGCTACGATCTGCTGGCCAAGTTCCATCTGGACAAGGCCCAGGACATCGGGCGCTTCGTCACCGAGCGCGTCCAGACGCTGCCCGGCATCAAGGACACGTACACCATCACCACGTTCAGCGCCTTCTGA
- a CDS encoding flotillin family protein, with amino-acid sequence MELPIVASGIAGGLFFLFCSAFIVSRFYRQVDQGRSLIINPFKGEPIVTFTGSIVWPIINRAEVMDISLKTVEIDRRGKEGLICKDNIRADIKVTFFVRVNKTREDVLKVAQSIGCARASDEQTLEHLFEAKFSEALKTVGKSFDFEELYTHREAIKDQVVQVIGKDLNGYMLEDCAIDYLEQTTIDVMDKHNILDAQGIRKITELTAAQNVHTNEFRQNERMAITKRNVEADEAIFALERQRAEAAAKQKREIESIQARETAEAERVKSEEYAKQQLARIKADEEVLINDQNKNRQVEVAQKNRERVVGVESERVEKDRALEAINREREVELSRIGKEKQLEAEKKAIADVVRARIAVEKTVAEEEERIKDLRVKAEATRRKDALLITAEAQAQEKLVKDIKAAEASTEVSKFTAKEKLTLAEAELQASDMTAKAKMRLSEGIQAEEAALGLAAARVKEADALALEKQGLAAARVKEAEAAVIEKQGMAQAAVTERQGMAQASALKEKGLAEAAAAREKLVAEAAGEKEKGLAHAAIGEAEAQAIQKRGEAEAVAIREKLLAEAKSIEEKLLAEARGLSEKAEAMKALQGATREHEEFRLRLQKERDVELAAINVRKDIAEHQAKVLAETMGHAKINIVGGDGQFFERFIKAISVGQAVDGALDQSETLKKAFAGYMNGEKDLSADLKDILSKPGLTSDAQNLAMAALLHRMAPAASAASNLKSLVETEPAARASAPERTQG; translated from the coding sequence ATGGAACTGCCAATCGTCGCCTCCGGAATCGCGGGAGGGCTCTTCTTCCTCTTCTGCTCCGCGTTCATCGTCTCCAGGTTCTACCGGCAGGTGGACCAGGGCCGCTCGCTCATCATCAACCCCTTCAAGGGCGAGCCCATCGTCACCTTCACGGGCTCCATCGTGTGGCCCATCATCAACCGCGCCGAGGTGATGGACATCTCCCTCAAGACGGTGGAGATCGACCGCCGCGGCAAGGAAGGCCTCATCTGCAAGGACAACATCCGCGCGGACATCAAGGTCACCTTCTTCGTCCGGGTGAACAAGACGCGCGAGGACGTGCTCAAGGTGGCCCAGTCCATCGGCTGCGCGCGCGCCAGTGACGAGCAGACGCTTGAGCACCTCTTCGAGGCCAAGTTCTCCGAGGCCCTCAAGACCGTGGGCAAGAGCTTCGACTTCGAGGAGCTCTACACCCACCGCGAGGCCATCAAGGATCAGGTCGTCCAGGTGATTGGCAAGGACCTCAACGGCTACATGCTCGAGGACTGCGCCATCGACTACCTGGAGCAGACGACGATCGACGTGATGGACAAGCACAACATCCTCGACGCCCAGGGCATCCGGAAGATCACCGAGCTCACGGCGGCGCAGAACGTCCACACCAACGAGTTCCGCCAGAACGAGCGCATGGCCATCACCAAGCGCAACGTGGAGGCGGACGAGGCCATCTTCGCCCTGGAGCGCCAGCGCGCCGAGGCCGCCGCCAAGCAGAAGCGCGAGATCGAGTCCATCCAGGCGCGGGAGACGGCCGAGGCCGAGCGCGTGAAGTCCGAGGAGTACGCCAAGCAGCAGCTCGCGCGCATCAAGGCCGATGAAGAAGTGCTCATCAACGACCAGAACAAGAACCGTCAGGTCGAGGTGGCCCAGAAGAACCGCGAGCGCGTGGTGGGCGTGGAGTCCGAGCGCGTGGAGAAGGACCGCGCCCTGGAGGCCATCAACCGCGAGCGCGAGGTGGAGCTGTCGCGCATCGGCAAGGAGAAGCAGCTCGAGGCGGAGAAGAAGGCCATCGCCGACGTGGTGCGCGCGCGCATCGCCGTGGAGAAGACCGTCGCCGAGGAAGAGGAGCGCATCAAGGACCTGCGCGTGAAGGCCGAGGCCACGCGCCGCAAGGACGCGCTGCTCATCACCGCCGAGGCCCAGGCCCAGGAGAAGCTCGTCAAGGACATCAAGGCCGCCGAGGCGAGCACCGAGGTGTCCAAGTTCACCGCCAAGGAGAAGCTCACCCTGGCCGAGGCCGAGCTGCAGGCCAGCGACATGACGGCCAAGGCGAAGATGCGCCTGTCCGAGGGCATCCAGGCCGAGGAGGCCGCGCTGGGCCTGGCCGCCGCCCGCGTCAAGGAAGCCGACGCGCTCGCCCTGGAGAAGCAGGGCCTGGCCGCCGCGCGCGTGAAGGAGGCCGAGGCCGCCGTCATCGAGAAGCAGGGCATGGCCCAGGCCGCCGTCACCGAGCGCCAGGGCATGGCCCAGGCCTCCGCCCTCAAGGAGAAGGGCCTGGCCGAGGCCGCCGCCGCGCGCGAGAAGCTCGTCGCCGAGGCCGCGGGTGAGAAGGAGAAGGGACTCGCGCACGCCGCCATCGGCGAGGCCGAGGCCCAGGCCATCCAGAAGCGCGGCGAGGCCGAGGCCGTCGCCATCCGCGAGAAGCTGCTCGCCGAGGCGAAGTCCATCGAGGAGAAGCTGCTCGCCGAGGCGCGCGGCCTGTCCGAGAAGGCCGAGGCCATGAAGGCGCTCCAGGGCGCCACCCGCGAGCACGAGGAGTTCCGCCTGCGCCTGCAGAAGGAGCGCGACGTGGAACTCGCCGCCATCAACGTGCGCAAGGACATCGCCGAGCACCAGGCGAAGGTGCTCGCCGAGACCATGGGCCACGCGAAGATCAACATCGTGGGCGGCGACGGTCAGTTCTTCGAGCGCTTCATCAAGGCCATCTCCGTGGGCCAGGCCGTGGACGGCGCGCTCGACCAGAGCGAGACGCTCAAGAAGGCCTTCGCCGGCTACATGAACGGCGAGAAGGACCTGTCCGCCGACCTGAAGGACATCCTGTCCAAGCCGGGCCTCACCAGCGACGCGCAGAACCTGGCCATGGCGGCCCTGCTGCACCGCATGGCGCCCGCCGCCTCCGCCGCCTCCAACCTCAAGTCGCTCGTGGAGACCGAGCCCGCCGCCCGCGCCTCCGCTCCCGAGCGGACCCAGGGCTGA
- a CDS encoding fatty acid desaturase family protein, with protein sequence MSSRASSHFDPSSVDVEAFLRDVRALRAEIDASVSEEDYAHLRKLERWGRAATAVGAATCWLMPNPLSAAALSLGRSTRWLLMHHVGHRGYDRVPGAPEERTSKGFAKGKRRFVDWFDWMLPEAWVYEHNVLHHSHTGEEADPDLLERNAEGSLRREELPLWLRYTQLALLAITWRASYYAPETLASLRRKRRPDGPLTREEWGEVVRSGYVPYALWNFGVMPALFLPLGAWASFSALCNSLGAEVLTNLHTFLVVGPNHTGEDLYRFDSEPEGRGERYLQQVLGTANYRTGGDLNDYLHLWLNYQIEHHLFPDLSMLQYQRVQPQVRALCERHGIPYIQESVWTRARKMVDIVVGKTSMRRLSRREGAGSPGPLSEVA encoded by the coding sequence ATGTCGTCCCGCGCCTCGTCCCACTTCGACCCTTCTTCCGTGGACGTGGAGGCTTTCCTGCGGGACGTGCGCGCGTTGCGCGCGGAGATCGACGCCTCCGTCAGCGAGGAGGACTACGCCCACCTGCGCAAGCTCGAGCGCTGGGGGCGCGCCGCCACGGCGGTTGGCGCGGCTACCTGCTGGCTGATGCCCAATCCGTTGAGCGCGGCGGCGTTGAGCCTCGGCCGCTCCACCCGCTGGTTGCTCATGCACCACGTGGGGCACCGGGGCTATGACCGCGTGCCGGGGGCTCCCGAGGAGCGCACCAGCAAGGGCTTCGCCAAGGGCAAGCGCCGCTTCGTCGACTGGTTCGACTGGATGCTCCCCGAGGCCTGGGTGTACGAGCACAACGTGCTGCATCACTCACACACGGGTGAGGAGGCGGATCCGGATCTGCTCGAGCGCAACGCCGAGGGCTCCCTGCGCCGCGAGGAGCTGCCGCTCTGGCTGCGCTACACGCAGCTCGCGTTGCTCGCCATCACCTGGCGCGCCAGCTACTACGCTCCGGAGACGCTCGCCTCGCTGCGGCGCAAGCGCCGGCCGGACGGGCCGCTCACCCGCGAGGAATGGGGCGAGGTGGTGCGCTCGGGCTATGTGCCCTACGCGCTCTGGAACTTCGGGGTGATGCCCGCGCTCTTCCTGCCCCTGGGAGCCTGGGCCTCGTTCAGCGCCCTGTGCAACTCCCTCGGGGCGGAAGTCCTCACCAACCTGCACACCTTCCTCGTGGTGGGGCCCAACCACACCGGCGAGGATCTGTACCGCTTCGACTCCGAGCCCGAGGGCCGGGGCGAGCGCTACCTGCAGCAGGTGCTGGGCACCGCGAACTACCGCACCGGTGGGGACCTCAACGACTACCTGCACCTGTGGCTCAACTACCAGATCGAGCACCACCTCTTCCCGGACCTGTCCATGCTCCAGTACCAGCGCGTGCAGCCCCAGGTGCGCGCGCTGTGCGAGCGTCACGGCATTCCCTACATCCAGGAGAGTGTCTGGACGCGCGCCCGGAAGATGGTGGACATCGTGGTGGGCAAGACGTCCATGCGGCGACTCTCGCGCCGTGAGGGGGCGGGAAGCCCGGGTCCGCTTTCCGAGGTGGCGTGA